A genomic window from Streptomyces broussonetiae includes:
- a CDS encoding DUF397 domain-containing protein yields MRAIDLSTVTWRKSSYSNQDGGECVEVAANAPAQGLVPVRDSKDVSRTPLLIGEGAWEAFVGGVKKG; encoded by the coding sequence GTGCGAGCCATCGACCTGAGCACCGTGACGTGGCGCAAGAGCAGCTACAGCAACCAGGACGGCGGCGAGTGCGTCGAGGTCGCCGCCAACGCCCCCGCGCAGGGGCTCGTTCCCGTCCGTGACAGCAAAGACGTCAGCCGCACCCCCCTGCTGATCGGCGAGGGCGCCTGGGAGGCGTTCGTGGGCGGGGTCAAGAAGGGCTAG
- a CDS encoding vWA domain-containing protein, with product MAETRGVLLPAYVLADESGSMGPYRQDLSNGLVSLCEGLRAEPMVAAKLRLAVLGFSDDVQVRLAVADMRTETSLPQVVIRGLTNYEAVFDDLLSRIPSDVQWLRGEGYKVHRPVVFFLSDGQPTDGGAWHRPHAQLTDRALTPTAPNIVACGIGDAQAHTMVEVATRKEFAFVARPGTDIGRAVAEFFHALTASLVASGHALNSDAPTLVVNRPDQFTMAIDEVGE from the coding sequence ATGGCGGAAACGAGGGGCGTGCTGCTGCCGGCCTATGTGCTGGCAGACGAGTCAGGGTCGATGGGCCCGTACCGGCAGGATCTGTCCAACGGCCTGGTGTCGTTATGCGAGGGCCTCCGGGCCGAGCCGATGGTCGCGGCCAAGCTCCGTCTGGCCGTGCTGGGGTTCTCCGACGACGTGCAGGTGCGTCTCGCGGTGGCCGACATGCGCACCGAGACGAGCCTCCCCCAGGTCGTGATCCGGGGGCTGACCAACTACGAGGCGGTGTTCGACGATCTGCTGAGCCGGATCCCGTCCGACGTGCAGTGGCTGCGCGGCGAGGGATACAAGGTGCACCGCCCGGTGGTGTTCTTCCTCAGCGACGGGCAGCCCACCGACGGCGGGGCCTGGCACCGGCCGCACGCCCAGCTGACCGACAGGGCGCTGACCCCGACCGCCCCGAACATCGTGGCCTGCGGGATCGGTGATGCCCAGGCCCACACCATGGTCGAAGTCGCGACGCGCAAGGAGTTCGCCTTCGTCGCCAGGCCCGGGACCGACATCGGCCGGGCGGTCGCCGAGTTCTTCCATGCGCTCACCGCGAGTCTGGTCGCCTCGGGGCACGCCCTGAACTCGGACGCCCCGACGTTGGTGGTCAACAGGCCGGACCAGTTCACCATGGCGATCGACGAGGTCGGGGAGTGA
- a CDS encoding DsrE family protein, translating into MTKKLVIKVTAGADAPERCSQAFTVAAVAVASGVEVSLWLTGESSWFALSGRAAEFELPHAAPLPDLIESILAAGRITLCTQCAARREITEKDVIEGVRIAGAQVFVQEALADDTQALVY; encoded by the coding sequence ATGACCAAGAAGCTCGTGATCAAGGTGACGGCCGGGGCCGACGCGCCCGAGCGCTGCTCACAGGCCTTCACCGTGGCGGCCGTGGCCGTGGCCAGCGGCGTCGAGGTCTCGCTGTGGCTGACCGGGGAGTCGTCCTGGTTCGCACTGTCGGGGCGGGCGGCGGAGTTCGAGCTGCCGCACGCCGCCCCGCTGCCGGATCTGATCGAATCGATCCTCGCGGCGGGCCGCATCACACTGTGCACGCAGTGCGCGGCCCGCCGGGAGATCACCGAGAAGGACGTCATCGAGGGCGTGCGGATCGCGGGCGCCCAGGTCTTCGTCCAGGAGGCCCTGGCGGACGACACCCAGGCCCTCGTCTACTGA
- a CDS encoding protein phosphatase 2C domain-containing protein, producing the protein MTSPGGDGGAAASIVPAAWQRVTVGVPGPEFEARPPGQYAFDFPDTECDGWSAPSLVLRSASVRGAKHRYYRQPRQDAARAAVHEATGSVAFAVADGVSSASSSELGALEACRAALEKMLQQLSLDEGELDFQGVARHAAERLRDAARWRLNGTEPQQREVAGLYATTLVAGVVRPDRAGPLVEVCRVGDSGAWILDSPSGWYQPLFGSKSAADAVVVSNEVTPLPHVPDQLEHARVRLTARQVLLIGTDGFADPLGDGDGQVGALFAQHLAAPPPPSWLGHLLDFSRETFDDDRTLLAVWPHGTAGSR; encoded by the coding sequence GTGACGTCGCCGGGTGGCGACGGCGGTGCCGCGGCGTCCATCGTCCCCGCTGCCTGGCAACGGGTCACCGTGGGCGTGCCCGGACCGGAGTTCGAGGCGCGCCCACCGGGGCAGTACGCCTTCGACTTTCCCGACACCGAATGCGACGGCTGGTCGGCGCCCTCTCTGGTCCTGCGTTCCGCCTCGGTGCGCGGCGCCAAGCACCGCTACTACCGCCAGCCGCGCCAGGACGCCGCACGCGCCGCCGTCCACGAGGCCACGGGCAGCGTCGCCTTCGCCGTCGCCGACGGCGTGTCCAGCGCGTCCAGCTCCGAGTTGGGCGCCCTCGAGGCGTGCCGGGCCGCGCTGGAGAAGATGCTCCAGCAGTTGTCCCTGGACGAGGGCGAGCTGGACTTCCAGGGCGTGGCCCGGCATGCCGCCGAGCGGCTCCGGGATGCCGCCCGGTGGCGTCTGAACGGCACAGAGCCCCAGCAGCGCGAGGTGGCGGGACTGTACGCGACCACGCTCGTCGCCGGAGTGGTACGCCCCGACCGGGCCGGGCCCCTGGTCGAGGTCTGCCGTGTCGGCGACTCGGGGGCCTGGATCCTGGATTCGCCGAGCGGGTGGTACCAGCCGTTGTTCGGCTCGAAGAGCGCCGCCGACGCCGTGGTGGTGTCGAACGAGGTGACACCACTGCCCCACGTGCCCGACCAGCTGGAACACGCGCGCGTCCGGCTCACCGCCCGCCAGGTGCTGCTGATCGGCACCGACGGCTTCGCGGATCCGCTCGGCGACGGAGACGGCCAGGTCGGCGCACTGTTCGCCCAGCACCTCGCGGCGCCGCCGCCTCCGTCATGGCTCGGGCACCTGCTGGACTTCTCCCGGGAGACCTTCGACGACGACCGCACCCTGCTCGCCGTCTGGCCCCACGGCACAGCGGGTTCACGTTGA
- a CDS encoding helix-turn-helix domain-containing protein encodes MPQRRAITGRSQEPRARFAEELRILRARRGVSLRVLADAVDWDASLFGKMENGQTLGGPEVVEALHQYYGTTPLLLTLWELAVADPTQFKERYRRYMAIEAAAVSMWQYSVTMVPGLLQTAGYASEVLTAGGLAGQELEQQVNARLGRRALLESEAPPSFRVVLSEAVLRNSPRETRVWREQLEYLLEACERPNIALYVLPFGRGFHAIVNTDLMLMRLLDGRAVAYAENDVLGELIEETSRVERLFRTYDDVRDLALSPAESRRFILRVLEEAPCEPST; translated from the coding sequence GTGCCGCAGCGCAGGGCGATCACGGGTCGCAGCCAGGAGCCGAGGGCTCGTTTCGCGGAGGAGCTGCGGATACTGCGGGCCCGGCGGGGAGTCAGCCTGCGCGTGCTGGCCGACGCCGTGGACTGGGACGCGTCCCTCTTCGGGAAGATGGAGAACGGTCAGACGCTGGGCGGCCCGGAGGTCGTGGAGGCGCTGCACCAGTACTACGGCACGACGCCCTTGCTGCTGACCCTGTGGGAACTGGCGGTGGCCGACCCGACGCAGTTCAAGGAGCGGTATCGGCGGTACATGGCGATCGAGGCCGCGGCGGTGAGTATGTGGCAGTACTCGGTGACGATGGTGCCGGGCTTGCTTCAGACCGCCGGTTATGCAAGCGAGGTGCTGACAGCCGGTGGTCTCGCGGGGCAGGAGCTTGAGCAGCAGGTCAATGCCCGGCTAGGTCGGCGTGCGCTGCTGGAATCGGAGGCGCCGCCGTCGTTCCGCGTGGTCCTCTCGGAAGCGGTACTGCGCAACTCGCCCCGGGAGACTCGCGTATGGCGGGAGCAGTTGGAGTACCTCTTGGAGGCGTGCGAGCGTCCAAACATCGCTCTCTACGTGTTGCCGTTCGGCCGGGGATTTCACGCCATTGTCAACACCGATCTGATGCTCATGCGGCTGCTGGACGGCCGAGCCGTGGCCTACGCTGAAAACGACGTACTGGGCGAACTCATAGAAGAGACAAGCCGGGTTGAGCGCCTGTTTCGCACCTATGATGACGTGCGCGACCTGGCGCTGAGCCCCGCTGAGTCGCGCAGGTTCATCTTGCGAGTCTTGGAGGAAGCGCCGTGCGAGCCATCGACCTGA
- a CDS encoding LmeA family phospholipid-binding protein — protein sequence MRALRIILILVVILGGLFVIADRIAVHFAEGEAADKLKSTQNLAATPDVSINGFPFLTQLAGGSLDDVEVGIKNYQAATGTGGQTIRIDDLKADMKGVSFSGDYSSATADTATGTATVSYAELLRTAKSEPTDVAPGIKAHVVGLSDGGNGKIKVAVRVTGTFLSIPVDQTMSVLSTVSVVNDKVEVHADSLPRLAAVSLAENRVREITDFQQAIDQLPGGIKLDKVEAAQDGVEIHVKGSDVKLAG from the coding sequence ATGCGCGCCCTGCGAATAATCCTGATCCTCGTCGTGATCCTGGGCGGACTGTTCGTGATCGCGGACCGGATCGCGGTGCACTTCGCCGAGGGGGAGGCCGCCGACAAGCTCAAGTCGACTCAGAACCTGGCCGCGACGCCGGACGTCAGCATCAACGGGTTCCCGTTCCTCACCCAGCTCGCCGGCGGCTCGCTGGACGACGTCGAGGTCGGGATCAAGAACTACCAGGCCGCCACCGGGACCGGCGGCCAGACCATCCGCATCGACGACCTCAAGGCCGACATGAAGGGCGTCTCCTTCTCCGGCGACTACAGCTCCGCCACCGCGGACACCGCCACCGGCACCGCGACCGTCTCCTACGCCGAGCTGCTCAGGACCGCCAAGTCCGAGCCGACCGACGTGGCCCCGGGGATCAAGGCCCATGTCGTGGGACTGTCCGACGGCGGCAACGGCAAGATCAAGGTCGCGGTCCGGGTGACGGGCACGTTCCTGTCCATCCCGGTCGACCAGACCATGTCCGTGCTCAGCACCGTCTCCGTCGTGAACGACAAGGTCGAGGTCCACGCCGACTCGCTGCCCAGGCTGGCCGCCGTCTCCCTCGCCGAGAACCGCGTCCGCGAGATCACCGACTTCCAGCAGGCCATCGACCAGTTGCCCGGCGGCATCAAGCTGGACAAGGTGGAGGCCGCGCAGGATGGTGTGGAGATCCACGTGAAGGGTTCGGACGTCAAGCTGGCGGGGTAG
- a CDS encoding zinc ribbon domain-containing protein: protein MDRQYAELLIKQVSAEPHLGVAPAPACDIPVVLHHAYLANARRHVRDLVLALLLALTLLFYAGVQNTGITLLVLLLAWVTVLSFEFSTRYGRHLQSLRPNRFDPAAAPSPPNRGIAARLLQVGAYAGGNVTTYSGYSPFIGYGIPLESWSLAFDVTAPGPQGGTPQDVDVTELYDHIAKRLGTLALPGLEIEERLFVDGTTLIGDPRFLPDPLGRPVHRIGRGQMNALKRAPEEGARPYLVAHSTGWGGQLVTSLFLRFVRSDSNLCVEAVQTVLPPLDDRYRVIDTLMPHPPLREVFQVLSETLVSTPFVMLASPLRAAIGFSPDFGIRKRVRRQNERITALRQFDYGARLGVREKAAKSKHHRHFQKSDSGMALKVMEKRVLDALIEFAEVRGIDVSELIQRQETIINNGIIATQGSTVSSSSVVSGSRSRVSMRILNKIPLVNMD from the coding sequence TTGGACCGCCAGTACGCCGAGCTGCTCATCAAGCAGGTCTCCGCGGAACCCCACCTGGGCGTGGCACCGGCCCCGGCGTGCGACATCCCCGTGGTGCTGCACCACGCCTACCTGGCCAACGCCCGACGCCATGTGCGCGATCTCGTGCTCGCGCTCCTGCTCGCGCTGACCCTGCTCTTCTACGCGGGAGTCCAGAACACGGGGATCACGCTGCTGGTCCTGCTCCTCGCCTGGGTGACGGTCCTGTCCTTCGAGTTCTCCACCCGGTACGGCAGGCATCTGCAGAGCCTGCGTCCGAACCGGTTCGACCCCGCCGCCGCGCCCTCTCCACCCAACCGCGGCATCGCGGCGCGCCTTCTCCAGGTCGGCGCGTACGCCGGCGGGAACGTCACCACGTACAGCGGCTATTCGCCCTTCATCGGGTACGGGATCCCGCTCGAGTCGTGGTCCCTGGCCTTCGACGTCACCGCCCCCGGCCCGCAGGGTGGCACGCCGCAGGACGTGGACGTGACGGAACTCTACGATCACATCGCCAAGCGCCTCGGCACCCTGGCCCTGCCCGGTCTGGAGATCGAGGAACGGCTCTTCGTCGACGGCACGACCCTCATCGGGGATCCCCGCTTCCTCCCCGACCCGCTCGGCAGGCCCGTCCACCGGATCGGCCGGGGCCAGATGAACGCGCTCAAGCGTGCGCCCGAAGAGGGCGCCCGCCCCTATCTGGTCGCACACTCCACGGGGTGGGGCGGCCAACTGGTCACGTCACTGTTCCTGCGCTTCGTCCGGTCCGATTCCAACCTGTGCGTGGAAGCGGTCCAGACGGTGCTGCCGCCCCTCGACGACCGCTATCGGGTCATCGACACCCTCATGCCCCACCCGCCGCTGCGGGAGGTGTTCCAGGTGCTGTCCGAGACACTGGTGAGCACCCCGTTCGTGATGCTGGCCTCTCCCCTGCGCGCGGCCATCGGCTTCTCCCCCGACTTCGGGATCCGCAAGCGCGTACGGCGGCAGAACGAGCGCATCACCGCGCTGCGCCAGTTCGACTACGGGGCACGCCTCGGCGTGCGGGAGAAGGCCGCGAAGTCGAAGCATCACCGCCACTTCCAGAAGTCCGACAGCGGCATGGCGCTGAAGGTGATGGAAAAGCGCGTTCTGGACGCGCTCATCGAGTTCGCCGAGGTGCGGGGCATCGACGTGAGCGAACTGATCCAGCGCCAGGAGACGATCATCAACAACGGCATCATCGCGACCCAGGGGTCGACGGTGTCGTCCAGCTCCGTCGTCTCGGGCAGCAGGTCGCGGGTCTCCATGCGCATCCTCAACAAGATCCCGCTGGTCAACATGGACTGA
- a CDS encoding protein kinase family protein, which translates to MEHRTLSLGRQLGQGGQGTVYEVVNKKINEAEGGGWDVAYKEYTATVLPGLDATALASQVGLLKELSAADARWLSEKTAWPAAVVERDGHACGFLMRAIPDRFRFDYRSLGSTGTATRRLANLEFLLNDDAYVASVGLNISERDRLLLLADLAATLTRLHRMDIAVGDLSPKNLLFTTGPRPECFLIDCDAMRLRGATVLPQAETPDWQIPAGEEKATRTSDVYKFALLAVRLFARDQIATDPAALATASPALGALARAGLDPDPARRPAPAAWGAQLTAAAATASTAPAKKPAHRSTANTPPSPGPRRPTGNAEGLKVLAAVAAIIVVVIALVVAHSHSGSGSESSGSPQPRFSQSYPYDPSPGSSYGSSSSDGGSGSGSDGVAADPSTTAPSAEDVAFSEVSTDDCLSNYTNMDTDWTPATPSTTSCYGTDAYFRVASVEKYGSCTSDDITWYHHNDDGSSTDLCLNRNYATGQCMFAVARNQLLSMYFNAATPCEANIPSHYQYTVKLTQVYPNGAPADACGSDKQWKPDNSSAVLCGRAVYKLTGLPDM; encoded by the coding sequence GTGGAGCACCGCACGCTGAGCCTGGGACGCCAGTTGGGCCAAGGCGGCCAGGGCACGGTGTACGAGGTGGTCAACAAGAAGATCAACGAGGCGGAGGGCGGCGGCTGGGACGTCGCCTACAAGGAGTACACCGCCACCGTGCTGCCCGGCCTCGACGCGACCGCACTGGCCTCGCAGGTGGGCCTGCTCAAGGAGCTGAGCGCCGCCGATGCCCGGTGGCTGAGCGAGAAGACGGCCTGGCCCGCGGCCGTGGTGGAACGCGACGGCCACGCCTGTGGGTTCCTCATGCGGGCCATTCCCGACCGCTTCCGGTTCGACTACCGGAGCCTGGGCAGCACCGGCACGGCAACGCGGCGCCTGGCGAACCTGGAGTTCCTGCTCAACGACGACGCGTACGTCGCCTCGGTCGGTCTGAACATCAGCGAACGCGACCGGCTCCTGCTCCTGGCCGACCTGGCGGCCACACTCACCCGGCTGCACCGCATGGATATCGCCGTCGGTGACCTCTCTCCCAAGAACCTGCTCTTCACCACCGGCCCACGGCCCGAGTGCTTCCTCATCGACTGCGACGCCATGCGTCTGCGGGGCGCCACCGTACTGCCCCAGGCCGAGACGCCCGACTGGCAGATCCCGGCCGGCGAGGAGAAGGCCACCCGCACGAGCGATGTCTACAAGTTCGCCCTGCTCGCCGTCCGGCTCTTCGCCCGCGACCAGATCGCCACCGACCCCGCCGCCCTGGCCACGGCCAGTCCGGCGCTCGGCGCCCTGGCCCGCGCCGGCCTCGATCCCGACCCGGCACGCAGGCCGGCACCGGCCGCCTGGGGCGCACAACTCACCGCGGCTGCCGCGACGGCATCGACCGCCCCGGCCAAGAAGCCCGCTCACCGCTCCACGGCCAACACCCCGCCTTCGCCGGGACCGCGCCGGCCGACCGGCAACGCCGAAGGGCTCAAGGTACTCGCCGCCGTCGCCGCGATCATCGTGGTCGTCATCGCGCTCGTGGTCGCGCACTCGCACAGTGGCTCCGGCTCCGAGTCGAGCGGTTCACCGCAGCCGAGGTTCTCCCAGAGCTACCCCTACGACCCGTCGCCGGGCTCGAGCTACGGCTCCTCCAGCAGTGACGGCGGGAGCGGGAGCGGCAGCGACGGGGTGGCAGCCGACCCCAGTACCACTGCGCCCAGCGCCGAGGACGTGGCGTTCAGCGAGGTCTCCACCGACGACTGCCTGAGCAACTACACCAACATGGACACGGACTGGACGCCCGCCACGCCGTCGACGACCAGCTGCTACGGCACCGACGCCTACTTCCGTGTGGCGTCGGTCGAGAAGTACGGAAGCTGCACCTCCGACGACATCACCTGGTACCACCACAACGACGACGGCTCCTCGACGGATCTCTGCCTGAACCGCAACTACGCGACCGGCCAGTGCATGTTCGCCGTTGCCAGGAACCAGTTGCTCTCCATGTACTTCAACGCCGCCACGCCGTGCGAGGCGAACATCCCGAGCCACTACCAGTACACCGTCAAGCTCACGCAGGTGTACCCCAACGGCGCACCCGCCGACGCCTGCGGCAGCGACAAGCAGTGGAAACCCGACAACAGCAGCGCTGTCCTGTGCGGGAGAGCCGTCTACAAGCTCACCGGCCTGCCCGACATGTAG
- the ygfZ gene encoding CAF17-like 4Fe-4S cluster assembly/insertion protein YgfZ yields MKSPLLSLPGAVPAEGVDEGVAAHYGDLFREQRALADGNGFVDLSHRGVVTVSGEDRLSWLHLLLTQHVSDLPAGEATEALILSAHGHIEHALYLVDDGTTVWAHVEPGTQDALLAYLESMKFFYRVEAADRTADFAVVQLPAGSIADVPDGVVVRETPYGRDLFLPREDLESFADTHGPAAGLLAHEALRVEHHRPRVGFETDHRTIPHELGWIGTAVHLQKGCYRGQETVARVQNLGKPPRRLVFLHLDGSEVHLPVPGTEIRLADDGPDGRKVGFVTTSARHYELGPVALALVKRNVPVDARLLAGATAAAQEVVVEP; encoded by the coding sequence ATGAAGAGTCCTCTGCTGTCCCTGCCCGGCGCCGTCCCCGCCGAGGGCGTGGACGAAGGTGTCGCCGCCCACTACGGCGATCTGTTCCGCGAACAGCGCGCCCTCGCCGACGGCAACGGATTCGTCGACCTGTCCCACCGCGGTGTCGTCACCGTCTCCGGCGAGGACCGGCTGAGCTGGCTGCACCTGCTGCTCACCCAGCACGTCAGCGACCTGCCGGCCGGCGAGGCCACCGAGGCCCTGATCCTCTCCGCGCACGGGCACATCGAGCACGCGCTGTATCTGGTCGACGACGGCACGACCGTCTGGGCACACGTGGAGCCCGGTACGCAGGACGCGCTCCTCGCCTACCTGGAGTCGATGAAGTTCTTCTACCGGGTCGAGGCCGCCGACCGCACCGCGGACTTCGCGGTCGTCCAGCTGCCCGCCGGTTCGATCGCCGACGTGCCGGACGGGGTCGTCGTACGGGAGACCCCGTACGGGCGTGATCTGTTCCTGCCGCGCGAGGACCTGGAGTCCTTCGCCGACACACACGGGCCCGCCGCCGGGCTCCTCGCCCACGAGGCGCTGCGCGTCGAGCACCACCGGCCCCGGGTCGGCTTCGAGACCGACCACCGGACCATCCCGCACGAGCTGGGCTGGATCGGCACCGCGGTGCATCTGCAGAAGGGCTGCTACCGGGGTCAGGAGACCGTCGCCCGCGTGCAGAACCTGGGCAAGCCGCCGCGCCGGCTGGTCTTCCTCCACCTGGACGGCAGCGAGGTCCATCTGCCGGTGCCGGGCACCGAGATCCGCCTCGCGGACGACGGTCCCGACGGGCGCAAGGTCGGCTTCGTGACGACCTCCGCGCGCCATTACGAGCTGGGGCCGGTGGCTCTTGCGCTGGTGAAGCGGAACGTGCCCGTCGACGCGCGGCTGCTGGCCGGAGCGACGGCGGCGGCGCAGGAGGTCGTGGTCGAGCCGTAG
- a CDS encoding MarR family winged helix-turn-helix transcriptional regulator, whose product MDRADLTLGELAARDHAFYGLVWAGTTLAARVDQALMRAHDLPMSWFEVMLWLHGQREPVAASDLGAKTLLSRSQVSRVINALQGRGLVTRAASPTDARSVHIALTDAGRRAFAEADATRREALAEVFDDRLDERDIADLERVWDKLKRRPA is encoded by the coding sequence ATGGACCGCGCCGACCTCACCCTGGGCGAACTCGCCGCCCGCGACCACGCCTTCTACGGACTCGTCTGGGCCGGCACCACCCTCGCCGCACGCGTCGACCAGGCCCTGATGCGCGCGCACGACCTGCCGATGTCGTGGTTCGAGGTGATGCTCTGGCTGCACGGGCAGCGCGAACCGGTCGCCGCCTCCGACCTCGGCGCGAAGACACTGCTCAGCCGCAGCCAGGTCTCGCGGGTGATCAACGCGCTCCAGGGCAGGGGCCTGGTGACCCGGGCGGCCTCGCCCACCGACGCCCGGTCGGTCCACATCGCCCTCACCGACGCCGGCCGCCGCGCCTTCGCCGAGGCCGACGCCACCCGCCGCGAGGCCCTGGCCGAGGTCTTCGACGACCGTCTCGACGAGCGGGACATCGCGGACCTGGAGCGGGTGTGGGACAAACTCAAGCGAAGGCCCGCCTGA
- a CDS encoding FABP family protein — protein MIEIPSDLHKDLVPLAFLLGNWAGAGVHDFPGSEKCNFGQEVSFTHDGRDFLEYRSHSWVLDQDGNKVRPLESESGFWRIDADRKVEVTMTRDDGVIEIWYGELADKKPQIDLVTDAVARTAASQPYTGGKRLYGYVKSDLMWVGEKQTPEVELRPYMSAHLKKVVTPEDVERWAKALPDDMPDDGIAFFK, from the coding sequence ATGATCGAGATCCCGTCCGACCTGCACAAGGACCTTGTCCCGCTCGCCTTCCTGCTCGGCAACTGGGCCGGTGCGGGCGTGCACGACTTCCCCGGCTCGGAGAAGTGCAACTTCGGCCAGGAGGTCAGCTTCACCCACGACGGGCGGGACTTCCTGGAGTACCGCTCGCACTCCTGGGTGCTGGACCAGGACGGCAACAAGGTCCGCCCGCTGGAGTCGGAGTCCGGCTTCTGGCGGATCGACGCCGACCGCAAGGTCGAGGTGACGATGACCCGCGACGACGGTGTCATCGAGATCTGGTACGGCGAGCTGGCCGACAAGAAGCCCCAGATCGACCTGGTCACGGACGCCGTCGCCCGGACGGCCGCCTCGCAGCCGTACACCGGGGGCAAGCGGCTCTACGGCTACGTCAAGAGCGACCTGATGTGGGTCGGCGAGAAGCAGACCCCGGAGGTCGAGCTGCGCCCCTACATGTCGGCGCACCTGAAGAAGGTCGTCACCCCGGAGGACGTCGAGCGCTGGGCCAAGGCGCTGCCCGACGACATGCCGGACGACGGCATCGCCTTCTTCAAGTAG
- a CDS encoding SDR family oxidoreductase has product MSDKTVVITGTSSGIGLAAAVAAARAGWQVVATLRDPGRSEALRKAATEAGVGERVQVKRLDVVDPDSIAACLDEVVAEHGRLDAVVNNAGAGHVGTIEQGTVDDVRAVMEVNFFGVVQVTRAALPHLRARGGRLITVTSVGGVVGQPFNEAYCAAKFAVEGFMESLAPVAATVGVSVTVIEPGAVASEFVANVGLDVPAMLAAAGPYAPALQSYIERTRTSFTGAQSPAEAAAPIVAALSADEPPLRVQTSEWARDFVHTKLADLDGAAVQALTGGWVGRTMS; this is encoded by the coding sequence ATGAGTGACAAGACCGTCGTGATCACCGGGACCTCCTCGGGTATCGGCCTGGCCGCCGCCGTGGCCGCCGCCCGGGCCGGGTGGCAGGTCGTGGCCACCCTGCGGGACCCGGGCAGGTCCGAGGCGCTGCGGAAGGCCGCCACCGAGGCGGGGGTGGGGGAGCGGGTGCAGGTCAAGCGGCTGGATGTCGTGGACCCGGACTCGATCGCCGCCTGCCTGGACGAGGTCGTCGCCGAGCACGGGCGGCTCGACGCGGTGGTCAACAACGCCGGCGCCGGGCACGTCGGCACGATCGAGCAGGGCACGGTGGACGACGTCCGGGCCGTGATGGAGGTCAACTTCTTCGGGGTCGTCCAGGTCACCCGGGCCGCGCTGCCGCACCTGCGCGCCCGCGGCGGGCGGCTGATCACCGTCACCAGCGTCGGCGGCGTCGTCGGCCAGCCCTTCAACGAGGCGTACTGCGCGGCCAAGTTCGCCGTCGAGGGCTTCATGGAGTCACTCGCCCCGGTGGCCGCCACCGTCGGTGTGTCCGTCACCGTCATCGAGCCGGGCGCGGTCGCGAGCGAGTTCGTGGCCAACGTCGGCCTGGACGTCCCGGCGATGCTGGCCGCCGCCGGCCCGTACGCGCCCGCGTTGCAGTCGTACATCGAGCGCACCCGGACCTCCTTCACCGGCGCGCAGAGCCCGGCCGAGGCCGCCGCGCCGATCGTCGCCGCCCTGAGCGCCGACGAGCCGCCGCTGCGGGTGCAGACCTCCGAGTGGGCCCGTGACTTCGTGCACACCAAGCTCGCCGACCTCGACGGGGCCGCCGTGCAGGCCCTCACCGGCGGCTGGGTGGGGCGGACGATGTCATGA
- a CDS encoding Fur family transcriptional regulator: MVSTDWKSDLRQRGYRLTPQRQLVLEAVDTLEHATPDDILTEVKKTASGVNISTVYRTLELLEELGLVSHAHLGHGAPTYHLADRHHHLHLVCRDCESVIEADVAVAAEFTAKLRAQFGFDTDMKHFAIFGRCKDCSLKSSTTAS, from the coding sequence GTGGTGAGCACCGACTGGAAGAGTGACCTCAGGCAGCGCGGCTACCGGCTGACGCCGCAGCGGCAGCTTGTGCTCGAAGCCGTGGACACCCTTGAACACGCGACCCCCGACGACATCCTCACGGAAGTGAAGAAGACGGCGTCGGGGGTCAACATCTCCACGGTCTACCGGACGCTCGAGCTGCTGGAGGAACTGGGCCTGGTCAGCCACGCCCACCTCGGGCACGGTGCGCCCACCTACCACCTCGCCGACCGCCACCACCATCTGCACCTGGTGTGCCGGGACTGCGAGAGCGTGATCGAGGCCGATGTGGCGGTCGCCGCCGAGTTCACGGCGAAGCTGCGCGCGCAGTTCGGCTTCGACACCGACATGAAGCACTTCGCGATCTTCGGCCGCTGCAAGGACTGTTCGCTGAAGAGTTCAACTACCGCGTCGTAG
- a CDS encoding DUF3099 domain-containing protein, translating to MYARRRHIYFAMMGTCIGLFVLAWGVVRIWSVPAAVGLCVVAMVIPPVAAMVANRRGPEDRWWDDPSGDPQSDEWWDELDGKKRPPR from the coding sequence ATGTACGCGCGGCGGCGTCACATCTACTTCGCCATGATGGGGACCTGTATCGGGCTCTTCGTCCTGGCCTGGGGAGTCGTGCGCATCTGGTCGGTGCCCGCGGCGGTCGGCCTGTGCGTGGTCGCCATGGTCATCCCGCCCGTCGCCGCGATGGTTGCCAACCGCCGGGGGCCGGAGGACCGCTGGTGGGACGACCCGTCCGGTGATCCGCAGTCCGACGAGTGGTGGGACGAGCTGGACGGCAAGAAGCGCCCGCCCCGCTAG